A window of Streptomyces subrutilus contains these coding sequences:
- a CDS encoding SUKH-4 family immunity protein encodes MPSALWLPYDASSLARLGVGGEAVSELAERGLPADCNRMFVRDSGRELDVRDLPSGRAAFLGAFEDGVNTYWLLIDSGEVWMVRGYEGDGHQQYGLVSSSVAGLQSVLEVWEAFAFSGKSDADDDYEDFVEEVLERARQSDPRMFEDDDAWWSRVFEEVELGVLVPEQV; translated from the coding sequence TTGCCGAGCGCGCTGTGGCTGCCATATGACGCGAGCTCTCTCGCGCGCCTGGGTGTGGGCGGCGAGGCGGTTTCTGAGCTGGCCGAGCGAGGGTTGCCAGCCGACTGCAATCGCATGTTCGTGCGGGACTCCGGTCGTGAGCTGGATGTCCGCGACCTTCCATCGGGTCGGGCTGCGTTCCTCGGTGCGTTCGAGGACGGGGTCAACACGTACTGGCTGCTGATCGATAGCGGTGAAGTGTGGATGGTCCGCGGCTATGAAGGCGATGGGCATCAGCAGTACGGGCTGGTCAGCTCTTCGGTTGCCGGTCTGCAGAGCGTTCTGGAGGTGTGGGAGGCGTTCGCCTTCTCGGGAAAAAGCGATGCGGACGACGACTACGAGGACTTTGTCGAAGAGGTGCTTGAGCGGGCCCGGCAGAGCGATCCGCGGATGTTCGAGGATGACGACGCATGGTGGTCACGCGTTTTCGAGGAAGTCGAGCTCGGCGTCTTGGTCCCGGAACAGGTGTAG
- a CDS encoding IS110 family transposase, producing MTSITQPNAPCHVSADTEDVLLGVDTHKDVHAAAVITVLGAALDGRSFPATADGYRQLVDWARSFGVLRRAGVECTGSYGAALARHLRAEGIEVTEVNQPDKAARRRHGKTDAIDAEAAARAVLTGRATAAAKTSDGPVEMLRLFKLAKGSAIKSRTQAINQLKSVLVSADTTLRESLAGLSNPHLFKRCAELDAQHASGPAGAARHTLRLLARRIRHLTEEIDDLNKRIAEAVEVSTPGLLEVRGVGPDSAAALLISAGDNPERLVSEASFAALCGTSPVEASSGKTQRRRLNRGGDRQANAALYRIVLSRLRWDDRSRDYLRRRLAEGKTRREIIRCLKRYVAREIYRLIVPTRAPTDQTGPTPVAV from the coding sequence TTGACCAGCATCACGCAGCCCAATGCCCCATGTCACGTCTCTGCGGACACTGAGGACGTCCTGCTCGGAGTGGACACCCACAAGGACGTCCACGCTGCAGCCGTCATCACCGTTCTCGGCGCCGCCCTGGACGGCCGCAGCTTCCCCGCGACCGCTGATGGCTATCGGCAACTCGTCGACTGGGCACGATCCTTTGGCGTGCTGCGACGGGCTGGCGTTGAATGCACCGGCTCCTACGGAGCTGCCCTGGCACGGCACCTGCGCGCCGAAGGGATCGAGGTGACCGAGGTCAACCAGCCTGACAAGGCCGCCCGACGCCGCCACGGCAAGACCGACGCCATCGACGCCGAGGCTGCCGCCCGCGCCGTGCTGACCGGACGCGCCACTGCCGCGGCGAAGACCAGCGACGGTCCAGTAGAGATGCTCCGGCTGTTCAAGCTGGCAAAAGGGTCCGCGATCAAGTCCAGAACCCAGGCGATCAACCAGCTCAAGAGCGTCTTGGTCTCGGCTGACACCACCCTGCGCGAGTCACTGGCGGGGCTGAGTAACCCGCATCTGTTCAAGCGGTGCGCCGAGCTGGACGCTCAGCACGCATCCGGGCCGGCCGGGGCTGCCCGCCATACCTTGAGGCTGCTGGCCCGCCGCATCCGGCACCTCACCGAGGAGATCGACGATCTCAACAAGCGGATAGCCGAGGCCGTCGAAGTCAGTACGCCGGGCTTGCTGGAAGTCCGTGGCGTCGGCCCAGACAGCGCCGCCGCCCTGCTCATCTCGGCCGGCGACAACCCTGAGCGACTTGTCAGCGAGGCGTCCTTCGCAGCCTTATGCGGCACCAGCCCGGTCGAGGCCTCCTCCGGAAAGACGCAACGGCGCAGGCTGAACCGCGGTGGCGACCGCCAGGCAAATGCTGCCCTCTACCGGATCGTCCTCAGCCGTCTGCGCTGGGACGACCGGTCCCGGGACTATCTGCGGCGACGTCTTGCCGAGGGCAAGACACGCCGCGAGATCATCCGCTGCCTCAAACGCTACGTCGCACGAGAGATCTACCGGCTCATCGTCCCGACACGCGCCCCCACTGACCAGACAGGACCCACCCCAGTCGCTGTTTGA
- a CDS encoding competence protein CoiA family protein, translating into MPFTALHPDLGRLDATLADLGQKLDWTQVHKARPRIPLACPECDWSLHPKVSKYGVRFFCHDPGRPPSCELSNESWEHHMLKLEMAGAIRAAGWFATLEVPAEDGSWRADVMAASPDGTQRMAWEAQLSPITLDDIQARTDRYLDEGVRVYWVSPHKRPPRWISAVPAVRVRAPEEHEPQLWMVDDGLAGFDYAAGRWMFREEELVQFVRWALHGQVVPVESMPRYRRVYRVVDGEQRQFRRGQWWTSAQSAAAQEKHNAMRQRQELAREEREARQRQLEEEADRQSRLRAEQEQARRAEEAERLREKRAEESRVYWEKVRQLREVEDARRAREKAAEDARLALEQAQREETQRLALETARTWWSKLSQQQRTELLTAVAEYAWRESNVRVDIPEKLMMSSEYAYGVSVYTTGKRRVLYGVVRPCPSLVAASPGIVRLHAFARSAQEARELAAVIPEGRITDLDLPEHEQLTMC; encoded by the coding sequence ATGCCTTTCACCGCGCTGCACCCCGACCTGGGCCGCCTCGACGCCACCCTTGCCGACCTCGGGCAGAAGCTGGACTGGACGCAGGTTCACAAGGCCCGCCCCCGTATCCCGCTCGCCTGCCCGGAGTGTGACTGGAGTCTTCATCCGAAGGTCTCCAAGTACGGCGTGCGGTTCTTCTGCCACGACCCGGGACGGCCGCCGTCGTGTGAGCTGTCGAATGAGTCGTGGGAGCACCACATGCTCAAGCTGGAGATGGCGGGCGCGATCCGGGCGGCCGGGTGGTTCGCCACGCTGGAAGTGCCGGCGGAGGACGGCTCCTGGCGCGCGGACGTGATGGCGGCCTCGCCGGATGGCACCCAGCGGATGGCCTGGGAGGCACAGTTGTCGCCGATCACCCTGGACGACATCCAGGCACGCACCGACCGCTACCTCGACGAGGGCGTCAGAGTGTACTGGGTGTCCCCGCACAAACGACCGCCGCGTTGGATCAGCGCGGTGCCCGCGGTCCGGGTGCGCGCCCCGGAAGAACATGAGCCACAGCTCTGGATGGTGGACGACGGCCTCGCCGGCTTCGATTATGCCGCCGGCCGTTGGATGTTCCGCGAGGAGGAACTGGTCCAGTTCGTCCGGTGGGCGCTCCACGGGCAGGTCGTTCCGGTCGAGAGCATGCCGCGGTACCGGCGGGTGTACCGCGTCGTGGACGGCGAGCAGCGGCAGTTTCGGCGCGGTCAATGGTGGACGTCTGCGCAGTCAGCCGCGGCCCAGGAGAAGCATAATGCGATGCGCCAGCGCCAGGAGCTGGCGAGGGAGGAACGCGAAGCTCGCCAGAGGCAGTTGGAGGAGGAGGCTGATCGGCAGAGCCGGCTGCGGGCGGAGCAGGAGCAGGCCCGGAGGGCGGAGGAGGCTGAACGGCTTCGGGAGAAGCGGGCGGAGGAGTCCCGCGTCTACTGGGAGAAGGTGCGTCAGCTACGGGAGGTGGAAGATGCGCGGCGGGCCCGAGAGAAGGCGGCGGAAGACGCGCGACTCGCATTGGAGCAGGCCCAGCGGGAGGAAACGCAGCGGTTGGCGCTGGAGACCGCGAGGACGTGGTGGAGCAAACTGTCGCAGCAGCAGCGGACCGAACTGCTCACCGCCGTTGCCGAATACGCATGGCGCGAGTCGAACGTTCGGGTCGACATCCCCGAGAAACTGATGATGTCCTCGGAGTATGCCTACGGGGTGTCCGTGTACACGACGGGGAAGCGACGGGTCTTGTACGGGGTCGTACGCCCCTGCCCCAGCCTGGTCGCCGCCTCACCCGGAATCGTGCGCCTGCACGCCTTCGCGCGCAGTGCCCAGGAGGCCCGGGAACTGGCCGCAGTGATTCCCGAGGGCCGGATCACCGACCTGGACCTGCCCGAGCATGAGCAATTGACCATGTGCTGA
- the dnaB gene encoding replicative DNA helicase, with protein sequence MAEDGIEQAQPNDLQAERAVLHDMLISTDAIADTVEVLHGHDFYRPAHAIIYNSILTIYAANQTPNPFSVCEHLTKMDQLDEAGGTDYINGLARQKASGRSRAKLAERVRSTAKLRRLQAAALHIHDLAVDGTPEFIDRIADAAESEIFAATAEHPDSVPPAFVLGEIMEDALDEIEAVGRRDGNLIGVPTGFTDLDSLTGGLHPGHLTVIAARPAMGKSTLALDILRCASIKHHLPAVLFTLESSRTEVAMRILSAEARVALHHMRSGTMTDDDWTRLARRMPDTSKAPLYVQDSAHATFTELRAQSRRLRSQRSIELIVVDDLQMFTYGTRPFSSRYEEISEIARCLKLLAKELEIPILAVSKLNRGPEQRADKKPQLSDLRDSGALEDNADLAILLHREDAYEKDSPRAGEADLIVAKHRNGPTATITVAFQGHYSRFVDMAST encoded by the coding sequence ATGGCCGAGGACGGCATCGAGCAGGCCCAGCCAAACGACCTGCAGGCGGAAAGAGCTGTCCTCCACGACATGCTGATCTCCACCGACGCCATCGCGGACACCGTCGAAGTCCTCCACGGCCACGACTTCTACCGGCCCGCCCACGCCATCATCTACAACAGCATCCTGACCATCTACGCGGCGAACCAGACACCCAACCCGTTCTCCGTGTGCGAGCACCTCACCAAGATGGATCAGCTCGACGAAGCGGGCGGCACTGACTACATCAACGGCCTTGCCCGGCAGAAGGCCAGCGGCAGGAGCCGAGCGAAGCTTGCCGAACGGGTGCGGTCAACAGCCAAACTCCGCCGCCTGCAGGCCGCTGCCCTTCACATCCACGACCTCGCCGTCGACGGCACTCCGGAATTCATCGACCGTATCGCCGACGCCGCGGAATCCGAGATCTTCGCAGCCACCGCCGAGCACCCGGACAGCGTCCCGCCCGCCTTCGTGCTCGGCGAAATAATGGAAGACGCCCTCGATGAAATCGAAGCCGTCGGCCGACGGGACGGCAATCTCATCGGCGTACCCACCGGCTTCACAGACCTCGACTCGCTAACCGGTGGCCTCCACCCCGGCCACCTCACCGTGATCGCCGCCCGCCCTGCCATGGGCAAATCCACGCTGGCCCTCGACATCCTCCGCTGCGCCAGCATCAAGCACCACCTGCCCGCCGTCCTGTTCACCCTGGAGTCCAGCCGGACCGAAGTCGCCATGCGGATCCTTTCCGCCGAGGCCCGCGTCGCGCTCCACCACATGCGCTCAGGGACCATGACCGACGACGACTGGACCCGCCTGGCCCGGCGCATGCCCGATACCTCGAAGGCCCCGCTCTACGTACAGGACAGCGCGCACGCCACATTCACCGAGCTCCGGGCGCAAAGCCGCCGACTGCGCAGCCAGCGGAGCATCGAACTCATCGTCGTGGACGACCTGCAGATGTTCACGTACGGCACCCGCCCGTTCTCCTCCCGATACGAGGAGATCTCCGAAATCGCCCGCTGCCTCAAGCTCCTCGCCAAAGAGCTCGAGATCCCGATCCTGGCCGTATCCAAACTCAACCGCGGCCCTGAACAACGGGCCGACAAGAAGCCGCAGCTCAGCGACCTCCGAGACTCAGGCGCGCTGGAAGACAATGCCGACCTCGCGATCCTGCTCCACCGCGAGGACGCATACGAAAAGGACTCCCCCCGCGCAGGCGAGGCGGACCTCATCGTGGCAAAACACCGAAACGGCCCCACGGCAACCATCACGGTGGCCTTCCAGGGGCACTACTCGCGGTTCGTCGACATGGCATCCACGTGA
- a CDS encoding DciA family protein — MQQRQDLARLALQQAKQDARWRRGKRAPQRRSRPGSGPVPLQTAFSDLLCERGWVIPALNPLFTAWPVIVGPEIAAHVAVVDVDGAQFIVRADSKAWASQARLLEPQLVARLNQHLDHEAVRTLRVLSPQDPQIPAEKVPLARRAGLVTTAPAFETSNGAQQPSNEEPATPFYAPPNPSGTPSAEQAVRHLALARARADRRP, encoded by the coding sequence ATGCAGCAGCGTCAGGACCTCGCCCGCCTCGCACTGCAGCAGGCCAAGCAGGACGCCCGATGGCGGCGCGGCAAGCGCGCTCCACAACGGCGAAGCCGGCCCGGGTCGGGCCCCGTGCCTCTGCAGACGGCCTTCTCCGACCTGCTGTGTGAGCGTGGATGGGTCATCCCGGCCCTGAACCCCCTGTTCACGGCCTGGCCCGTCATCGTCGGACCCGAGATCGCCGCGCATGTCGCAGTGGTCGACGTCGACGGCGCCCAGTTCATCGTGCGTGCCGACTCCAAGGCGTGGGCATCCCAGGCGCGGCTCCTCGAGCCTCAGCTCGTCGCCCGCCTGAACCAGCACCTGGACCACGAGGCTGTCCGAACTCTGCGGGTCCTGTCCCCGCAGGACCCGCAGATCCCGGCGGAGAAGGTCCCTCTCGCGCGACGAGCCGGCCTGGTCACCACCGCGCCTGCCTTCGAAACCTCCAACGGCGCGCAGCAGCCCAGCAACGAAGAGCCGGCCACCCCTTTCTATGCCCCACCAAACCCATCTGGCACCCCGTCAGCGGAGCAAGCCGTCCGCCACCTCGCACTGGCCCGCGCCCGCGCTGACAGGCGTCCTTGA
- a CDS encoding DUF6083 domain-containing protein, with product MNTAPWDSGGQMPKAMRIHPHAPSKSLRSDNTGRCQYCHNLVWWFDRADGGRIPLLPKQFPTSRVPARARWSVDAGVARLGSVEDTCWIPHPAICPGIEHEEFTDAGLADLHRQSAINMQTAIREGRISAPLTRAENDDQDTGRERGGRRSRRDVIAYHSVHLLAPSTVGELLCVALSEATGQRCENQVHDDRAGFQGEWAETEIPYPRDNNGDAPFWEGQTMWVWSLNNVSYKESVRWRDQHCPAHASEITAPDAHPRECEHFDPFRNSNHIRYQRPATAPTVAQSPIKGTRLICVGKECDAGKVGAVPEREVVEGLGWMCYRCRPKHTARRATHRRWQADPGESGHVWP from the coding sequence GTGAACACGGCTCCTTGGGATAGCGGCGGCCAGATGCCGAAGGCCATGCGCATTCATCCCCATGCACCGTCGAAGTCCCTGCGCAGCGACAACACGGGGCGCTGCCAGTACTGCCACAACCTGGTCTGGTGGTTCGACCGGGCTGACGGCGGCAGAATCCCCTTGCTGCCCAAACAGTTTCCCACCTCCCGCGTCCCGGCTCGGGCGCGGTGGAGCGTGGATGCCGGTGTCGCCCGCCTCGGCTCGGTGGAGGACACGTGCTGGATCCCGCACCCGGCCATCTGTCCGGGTATCGAGCATGAAGAGTTCACGGACGCGGGTCTGGCCGATCTGCACCGGCAGTCCGCCATCAACATGCAGACCGCGATCCGGGAGGGAAGAATCTCCGCACCACTGACCAGGGCGGAGAACGACGACCAGGACACCGGCCGTGAGCGAGGCGGCCGCCGCTCTCGCCGGGACGTTATCGCCTACCACTCCGTGCACCTCCTCGCCCCGTCGACGGTCGGTGAGCTGCTATGCGTCGCGTTGTCGGAAGCAACAGGACAGCGGTGCGAGAACCAGGTGCACGATGACCGCGCGGGCTTCCAGGGCGAGTGGGCGGAGACCGAGATCCCTTACCCTCGCGACAACAACGGCGACGCCCCGTTCTGGGAAGGGCAGACCATGTGGGTGTGGAGCCTGAACAACGTCAGCTACAAGGAGAGCGTGCGCTGGCGTGACCAGCACTGCCCCGCCCACGCCTCCGAAATCACCGCGCCTGACGCCCACCCTCGCGAATGCGAGCACTTCGACCCCTTCCGCAACAGCAACCACATCCGCTACCAGCGACCCGCCACAGCACCGACGGTCGCCCAGTCGCCGATCAAGGGGACGCGACTGATCTGCGTCGGCAAGGAATGCGACGCGGGCAAAGTCGGAGCGGTACCGGAAAGGGAAGTCGTGGAGGGCTTGGGCTGGATGTGCTACAGGTGCCGGCCCAAGCACACAGCCCGACGTGCCACGCACCGCCGTTGGCAGGCGGATCCGGGCGAGTCCGGCCACGTTTGGCCGTAA
- a CDS encoding DciA family protein, with product MTETITHSQQDRDQKQPGPASRELSGVDLARVALHQAREAAKARGASGSTRKAKQASRTAGMRRDGREVAGFGTVLHGLLADRAWDIPAAGGGVLDRWPDIADAVTANLSAHVTAAAFNAESGQLDLRPDSPAYATQLRLLNARIIAAANDRAGTQAVRTIRVLAIGKTMVPEPRTPAPTPAAAAGPEVSVRTRDMAPEGFHRALAAHQAVPRRREMALDTAQAAARQVSVLRELSQWAFPDPEEVADEQPTPIDSAVLQRRRECAATETAALHRARAERAQRSGAAILRPQGARRGPDPARPESGRAG from the coding sequence ATGACCGAAACGATCACCCACAGCCAGCAGGACCGGGACCAGAAGCAGCCGGGTCCGGCCTCAAGGGAACTGTCCGGTGTCGACCTGGCCCGCGTTGCATTGCACCAGGCCCGCGAAGCCGCCAAGGCCCGCGGCGCTTCGGGCAGCACCCGGAAGGCGAAGCAGGCTTCACGTACGGCGGGGATGCGACGTGATGGGCGCGAGGTCGCCGGGTTCGGCACCGTCCTCCATGGTCTGCTGGCCGACCGGGCCTGGGACATCCCGGCCGCAGGCGGTGGCGTTCTGGACCGGTGGCCGGACATCGCGGACGCCGTCACCGCGAACCTGTCCGCGCACGTCACGGCGGCCGCCTTCAACGCGGAGAGCGGGCAGCTGGACCTGCGCCCGGACTCGCCCGCATACGCTACCCAGCTCCGACTGCTCAACGCGCGCATCATTGCCGCGGCCAACGACCGGGCCGGGACCCAGGCCGTCCGGACCATCCGGGTCCTGGCCATCGGCAAGACCATGGTGCCCGAGCCCCGCACACCCGCTCCGACACCGGCAGCGGCTGCCGGGCCCGAAGTGTCGGTGCGGACCCGGGACATGGCCCCCGAAGGCTTTCACCGGGCACTCGCGGCCCACCAAGCCGTCCCGCGCAGGCGAGAGATGGCCCTGGACACCGCGCAGGCAGCCGCCCGACAGGTCAGCGTGCTGCGGGAACTCAGCCAGTGGGCCTTTCCCGACCCGGAGGAGGTCGCCGACGAGCAGCCGACGCCGATCGACAGCGCCGTCCTGCAGCGGCGTCGCGAGTGCGCCGCCACCGAGACAGCAGCCCTGCACCGGGCCCGAGCCGAACGCGCCCAGCGGTCCGGGGCAGCGATTCTCCGGCCGCAGGGCGCCCGCCGCGGTCCTGATCCTGCCCGGCCCGAGAGCGGGCGGGCAGGATGA
- a CDS encoding transcriptional regulator, with translation MAASAAVMLPAPRRALDDADAVAVMPELFVAEAAQWLSTSSGRIAGEGYSWMQTVHWVAGSGLYQPRRHRSHGPRSFGPTTLRVAQELAALSPCRPGIKYLMRRVGLSERAVQDHLRILRETGLLAWIVKGTRVAGDGGQASEFARMVPVEFDVALGIRTVQRDEDAPAYTRAVSGIAESGRELIAKLAKKASRKVRKPRAKTSSRTPARAAGEGADQGVVTAVSGEARCTPMQVGTLGLPSAGTTSLPSESKLASGEGQFSTPKMSKGKADGRRGLNAVGRRFQLAGELVRQVPWMGRASVPRIAWILSEVADAGWTADEVIAFLDLGDAPEQVHRPSGFLAARLATAVAQWPTAEGRARAVQAYRDSRRAEQARHREWEGQWRAPRSESVRRLVAQAFIPRQQQPADDAQGEVLPAQTGIDDLDQEQRRELRVMARGEFARGETTLVIGAVDTFGQAAAERLYGADLVRRALRFTSGRRSSLMALGKR, from the coding sequence GTGGCGGCGTCAGCCGCCGTGATGCTGCCCGCTCCGCGCCGTGCCCTCGATGACGCCGACGCGGTCGCCGTGATGCCCGAGCTGTTCGTGGCCGAGGCCGCGCAGTGGCTGTCGACCTCGTCGGGCCGGATCGCGGGCGAGGGCTACTCCTGGATGCAGACGGTCCACTGGGTCGCCGGGTCCGGGCTGTACCAGCCGCGGCGGCACCGGTCCCACGGCCCGCGTTCCTTCGGTCCGACGACCCTGCGGGTCGCCCAGGAGCTCGCCGCGCTGTCCCCGTGCCGTCCGGGCATCAAGTACCTGATGCGCCGGGTCGGCCTGTCCGAGCGGGCGGTCCAGGACCACCTGCGCATCCTGCGGGAGACCGGGCTGCTCGCCTGGATCGTCAAGGGCACCCGGGTAGCTGGCGACGGCGGCCAGGCGTCGGAGTTCGCACGGATGGTCCCGGTGGAGTTCGACGTCGCGCTGGGCATCCGTACGGTGCAGCGGGACGAGGACGCTCCGGCGTACACGCGGGCGGTGTCTGGGATCGCGGAGTCCGGCCGGGAGCTGATCGCGAAGCTGGCGAAGAAGGCATCCCGGAAGGTGCGCAAGCCGCGGGCGAAGACGTCCTCGAGGACCCCCGCGAGGGCTGCTGGCGAGGGTGCTGATCAGGGCGTTGTGACGGCTGTTTCCGGTGAGGCCCGTTGCACCCCAATGCAGGTGGGTACCTTAGGTCTTCCCTCTGCCGGTACTACTTCGCTTCCCTCTGAGAGCAAGCTCGCCAGCGGGGAAGGCCAGTTCTCCACCCCCAAGATGTCAAAGGGCAAGGCCGACGGTCGCCGAGGCCTGAACGCGGTCGGCCGCCGTTTCCAGCTGGCTGGTGAGCTGGTCCGCCAGGTGCCGTGGATGGGCCGGGCTTCGGTACCCCGGATCGCCTGGATCCTCAGCGAGGTCGCGGACGCGGGCTGGACCGCCGACGAGGTCATCGCGTTCCTCGATCTGGGCGACGCCCCGGAACAGGTCCACCGGCCCTCCGGGTTCCTCGCCGCACGGCTGGCCACCGCCGTGGCGCAGTGGCCGACCGCTGAGGGCCGGGCTCGAGCTGTCCAGGCGTACCGGGACTCCCGGCGCGCCGAGCAGGCGCGCCACCGGGAGTGGGAAGGCCAGTGGCGGGCACCGAGGAGCGAATCCGTCCGCCGCCTGGTCGCCCAAGCATTCATCCCGCGTCAGCAGCAGCCGGCGGACGACGCCCAGGGCGAAGTCCTGCCCGCACAGACCGGGATCGACGACCTCGACCAGGAGCAGCGGCGCGAGCTGCGGGTGATGGCCCGGGGCGAGTTCGCGCGCGGCGAGACGACGCTCGTAATCGGAGCGGTCGACACGTTCGGACAAGCCGCCGCCGAGCGGCTTTACGGCGCTGACCTGGTGCGGCGCGCACTTCGGTTCACGAGTGGCAGGCGCAGCTCGCTGATGGCCCTGGGAAAGCGGTAG
- a CDS encoding AAA family ATPase: MDGDVPRRSRVVLMAGMPGAGKTTLAKALVAAGFTRLCPDEEMFRRYGRYGVDFPRGQFRVREAPVLEDVAGELRGLVEAGDDVVVDHGFWTPEERAEWQALVVGAGGVPTLVYLPVPHEVRWSRISERNQLADVDANSIEFSEQDLLRFATRFHPPTEDEPHVVYDERPEALLAQLRYGLPSAQEDGQ; the protein is encoded by the coding sequence ATGGACGGAGACGTGCCGCGCAGGTCACGTGTCGTTCTGATGGCGGGGATGCCGGGCGCCGGTAAGACGACGTTGGCAAAAGCCCTAGTAGCCGCGGGGTTCACACGGCTGTGTCCTGATGAGGAGATGTTCCGTCGCTACGGCCGGTACGGCGTCGACTTCCCCAGGGGGCAATTCCGAGTTCGGGAAGCTCCCGTCCTTGAAGATGTCGCTGGCGAACTCCGAGGACTGGTGGAGGCCGGTGATGACGTCGTGGTCGACCACGGCTTCTGGACACCAGAAGAACGGGCCGAATGGCAGGCTCTAGTCGTAGGGGCCGGTGGCGTCCCCACCCTGGTGTACCTGCCGGTGCCGCATGAAGTGCGATGGTCACGGATCAGCGAGCGGAACCAGCTCGCTGATGTCGACGCCAACTCCATCGAGTTCAGCGAGCAAGACCTGTTGCGCTTCGCCACGCGCTTTCATCCTCCGACTGAGGATGAGCCGCATGTTGTATATGACGAGCGCCCCGAAGCCCTGCTTGCCCAGCTCCGCTACGGCCTGCCTTCCGCGCAGGAGGACGGACAGTGA